The nucleotide sequence TCCGGCGGCCGTGGATAGCATTGTTGCCTGATCAGTCATTCACGCCGATATCCGTAAAAAGGAACCCCGCCGGCGTCTTGGTAAAGACGAAGATGTGCTGGCCGCAGAAGACGGAGTAATAATCATTGTTCTCTTGATCGCGATCGTAGAAGGCCTTGCCGCGCTGGATACACGCGCGATTTTTCGCCGTGAAAAAAGTCCCATAGGTCTTAGCGCGAAATTGCGCGGCGTCGCGAATTGCGCTGTCGTTCATGAACGGCAATCGTGTCATGCCGGCGACGGCGGCGGAATCGTTTGTCTTCAGCGCCGTGCGAAACTTCTCAATGAAGCCATCGAATTCCTTCTGCAAGGCAGAAGAAGCGACGGCGTTCTTCGGCGTCTGGGCGACGGCTGGAGCAAGGTTCACGAGAGCGGTTGCAAGCATAACTCTCAGCAAAAATCGCACAGGCGGCTCCTTCCATCGAACAATCAAGGTCTTCCGACCGATCCAAATCCATGGCGTACGTCAGGGATTTTCTGGCTCGCCGGGTTTATGGGTAGACGACCTAATCGGCGTCCGGCTCGGTGCCGACATAGTCGCGCGCCGGCAGCTTGAGGACACAGCCGATCTCGCCTGCGAACCTGTCCGCCTCCTCACGCTTCGTAAAACTCATCAGCGTGATCGGCTCGGTGCCCCTGTTGCCGCAGAGATTGACGTCATAGGCCGTCAGCTCCGAATCATTGTCCTCGGTGATGCTGATGAAGTGATAGTCGGCGAGATCGCGGTGCTTGCGGATATTCAGCGGGCCGAACTGCCTGGTGATGACGATCTGGCGAAGCGTCTCGTTGAGCACGACAAAAGTGCGGTAGGTCAGCAGGATCAGGCCGGGGATGCCGACCAGCAGCCCGATCCCGGTGAACACCAGCACCGGCACGAGGTCATCGGCGAGCCGGCCGAAGCCCGAAAAATCCTGGCGCAGGCCGAGCGCGACAATCCACAAGAGATAACCGCTCGCCGCCAGCAGCGGCAACGACAGCAGCCGGCCGACCCAGGGCATGGGCCGGTCGATGCGGACCATGCCGCCATCCACTGTCATTGCGCCTGCCATTAAAAGTCTCCTTACGAGGTCATGGCTTGGTCGGGGCGAGGGGTAGATAGGTTCGAAGAGACGCCCCGGCGCCGTTCGCCCATTTTTACGGCGGAAGGTGCGACCAGATGTGCTAGGTGAAGGAAAGGGCGCTGAAGGATTGGAGGATCGGATGACGCGGTTTGTAAGGCCTCTGCTCGCTTCCGTGGCGTTGTGCGGCCTGCTCTCGCCGACTGCTCATGCGGAGCTCGACGTCGCCAGACTGAAGCAAACGATCGAGACCTCCTTCGAGAGCGAATATCCGAAGCTCGACGCGCTCTACAAGGACATCCACGCCCATCCCGAGATTGCCTTCCAGGAAGAGAAGACCGCGGCGAAACTCGCCGCCGAGATGCGTGCGATTGGCTTTGAGGTCACCGAGCACGTCGGCAAGACCGGCCTTGTTGCCATCTACAGGAACGGCGACGGTCCCACCATCATGGTTCGCACCGAGCTCGATGCGCTGCCGATGGAGGAGAAGACCGGCCTTGTTGCCATCTACAGGAACGGCGACGGTCCCACCATCATGGTTCGCACCGAGCTCGATGCGCTGCCGATGGAGGAGAAGACCGGCCTGCCCTATGCCAGCCGCGACAAGCAGATCTGGCAGGGCCGCGAAACGTTCGTTGCTCATAGCTGCGGCCATGACATCCACATGGCGAGCTGGGTCGGCACGGCGAAGGCCCTGGTCGGCATCAAGGACCAGTGGCACGGGACGTTGATGTTCATCGCGCAGCCCGCCGAGGAAGAGGTCGCGGGCGCAAGGGCGATGATCAACGATGGCCTGTTCACCCGCTTTCCCAAGCCCGATGCGGGATTTGCCCTGCACGACAGCAGTGGGGCCTACGGCTCCGTGACCTATCGGGTCGGGGTCGGATCGTCGAATGTCGACGGTCTCTTCATCAGATTTGTTGGCCGCGGCGGCCATGGCGCGATACCGCAGGCGACCAT is from Bradyrhizobium xenonodulans and encodes:
- a CDS encoding amidohydrolase translates to MTRFVRPLLASVALCGLLSPTAHAELDVARLKQTIETSFESEYPKLDALYKDIHAHPEIAFQEEKTAAKLAAEMRAIGFEVTEHVGKTGLVAIYRNGDGPTIMVRTELDALPMEEKTGLVAIYRNGDGPTIMVRTELDALPMEEKTGLPYASRDKQIWQGRETFVAHSCGHDIHMASWVGTAKALVGIKDQWHGTLMFIAQPAEEEVAGARAMINDGLFTRFPKPDAGFALHDSSGAYGSVTYRVGVGSSNVDGLFIRFVGRGGHGAIPQATIDPVMMASRFVVDVQSVISREKDPTEFGLVTIGAIHAGTAGNIIPDEARVIGTIRSFKPQVRARMLAGIERTAKAVAAMADAPAPEIHLDEGTKAVVNDAAVVGQAERVLKAAFGDKFNVSPANTTSEDYSEYVNAGVPSMFFNIGVYEPDRVAAARNGSGPPLPGNHSPQFAPVPKPTIQTGVTAMTLAVLSAFDQRARGQ